TCACGGTCGTGTTGGCGGGCGTCGTCGTCTGGCTGCTCGTGCGCCACGAACGGCATCAACCGGAGGACCGCGACGCGGAGGACGACGGGGATCGGCACCACGGCTTCGAATGGTCGCCGTGAGCGTCGTGCTCCGGTCATGCCGGCGCCGGTGAGCGAGCCCGGGCATCCGAGCGGCGGGCAGGGGAGCCTCCGCTCGCCTGCCCGCCGCCGGATGGAGCGTGACGTCGTCAGTGCACGTCGACCACGCTCGTCGCGCCGGTGCGCAGGCGGATCTCGTCGGCGACGGCGATCGCGTCACCCGACGGGGCATCCGACTTGCGGTCGGGGCGTGCGATGAACAGGTAGGCGAGGCCCGTCACGACGACGACACCGAGGCCGATCAGCACGACGTAGTCGGTGAGGAAGTCGCCCGTCGAACCCGGCAGCGAGAGCAGCACCATCGCGAAGACGCCGTAGGCGAGCGCGAGGACGTTCACGAGGAACCCCCACGAGCCGAGCGAGAACGGACCGGCAGGCCGCCAGCCCTTGAGGCGCTGCCGGAGCGAGGCCAGCACGACCATCTGGAACGCGACGTAGATGCCGAGCACCGCGAAGGAGGTGACCGGCACCAGGAGGTCGTTGTTCGCCCAGATGAGCACGGCGATGAGCGCGGGCACGGTGCACGCCACGATGAGGGCGTTCGTCGGCACCTTCGTGGTCGGCGAGACCTTCGAGAGCCAGCGGTGGCCCGGGATCATGCCGTCGCGGGCGAAGGAGAACAACAGGCGGCTTGCCGCGGCCTGCAGGCTCAGCACGCACGAGAGGAACGCCGTGATCGCGATCACGAGGAACAGCTTCGCGCCCACCGGCCCGAGGGTCGCCTCGAGGATGCCGGGGATGGGGTCCGCGTCCTCACCGTTGACGATCGACGCGAGGTCGGGCGCCGCGAGCACGTAGCCGCCGAACGAGAAGAGCGCGGAGACGCCGCCGACGAGGATCGTCATCATCATGGCCTTGGGGATGCGACGCGCGGGGTTCGCGACCTCTTCGGCGACGTCGCCGCAGGCCTCGAAGCCGTAGAAGAGGAAGAGGCCGGCGAGGGCGGCGCCCATGAAGGCCGCCGTGTAGCTGCCGTCGCCCTCGACGCCCATGGTGTCGAAGAAGACGCTGAACTCCTGCTTGCGCTGGAAGATCAGCAGGTAGAGGCCGAGGCCGATGACACCGATGAGCTCGGCCGCGAGGCCGATGCGAGCCACGCGGGCGAGCCACTTCGTGCCGGTGAAGTTGATGGCGAGGGCGATGAGGAGGAACGCGAGCGTGATCCACAGCGTCGACGCATTCGTGATCTCGATGCCGAACAGGCTCGCCGCGAACCCCGAGCCGAATTCGGCGACCGCGGTGATGGTCACGATCATCGCCCAGATGTAGACCCACGCCGCCATCCAGGCGTAGCGCCGGCCCCAGAGGCGTCGGGCCCAGGGGTAGATGCCGCCGTGGATCGGGTACTGCGAGACGACCTCGCCGAACACGAACGAGACCAGCAACTGGCCGGCGCCGACGATCACGATCCACCAGATCGAGGGCGGGCCGCCGATCGAGAGCGCCACTGCGAAGAGCGAGTAGACGCCGACGAGGGGCGAGAGGTAGGTGAAGCCGAGGGCGAAGTTCGCCCAGAGGCTCATGGATCGATTGAACGTGTCCTCGTAGCCGAGCACGCTCAGGTGTTCGCCGTCGGAGAGGCCCGCTGCGGGCCCGCGATCTTCAGACATCACTGCCTTCCACTGTCATCGCTGCGCCGGCCGCCCCCAACCGGCGACACCACATCGTCGTGGTGTCGCGCCAGCATAGCCAGACATCCGGTCGTAAAGCTATAGTTCCGGATGATTTATTGCGGCGCGGATTCGCGAGTGAGCGGATGCCGCGGCATCCGCTCGGCGTAGCATGGCCGCCATGGGGGAAGTCAGCGACTACATCGCCGGTCTCGAGGAGCCCGAGCGCGACATCATCGAACGCATCAGGGCCAGGGCGGTCTCGCTCGTGCCCGATGCGGTCGAGGGGGTGAGCTACGGCATGCCGGCACTGCGGTATCGCGATTCGCCGCTGCTCAGCATCATGAAGGCGAAGGCCCACATCGGGCTCTATCCGTACAGCCCTCCCGTGATCGAGGCGATCTCGTCGGAGCTCGACGGGTACTCGTGGGCGAAGGGGACGATCCGGTTCACCCCCGAGCATCCGCTGCCCGACTCGCTCGTCGACCGCATCATCCTGCTGCGCCGCGACGAGATCGACGAGAAGAAGAAGCGCTAGCCGTCTCGTTCTCCGCGCGCACTGCGCGATCCGCCCCCGACCCGAGGAACGCCGTTGCCGTCGAAGCTCTTCCGCAATGCCCGCATCCACACGCTGACCGGCGAGAAGAAGCCCGCCGAGGCGCTGCTCGCCGTCGATGGCGAGATCGTGGCGATCGGCGAAGACCCCGAGGTCGGCGCACTCGCCGGCCCGGGCACGATCGAGGTCGATCTCGGCGGTCTCGCGGTCGTGCCGGGGTTCATCGATGCGCACATCCACACCGCACTGCTCGCCGGCGAGCGAGGACAGCTCGATCTGCGGGGCGTCCGAAGCCTCGACGAGGCGCTGGCGGCGATCCGGTCCCATGCGGCGGGCCTGCCGGGGGGTCGCGGCATCTTTTGGGGCAGCTGGGACTCCAACACGTGGGCCGTGCCCGTGCAGCCCGATCGCCACAGCCTCGACCGCATCTGCCCCGACCGACCAGTCGTGCTTCCGAGCATCGACGGGCACACCGTCTGGGCCAACAGCTTCGCCCTCGCCGCAGCCGGGATCACGGCGGCGACGCCCGATCCGGTCGGAGGCGAGATCGTGCGGGATGCGCGGGGCGAGCCCACCGGCATCCTCCGAGAGGAGGCGCAGCGCCCGCTCGATGCCGTGATCGGCGCGCCGTCGGTCGCCGACCTCGTCGAACAGCTCGCGGTCGAGCAGGAGCACCTGCTCGCCGTCGGTCTCACGGGCGTGCACGACATCGACGGCGAAGACGCCCGCGCCGCCTACCTCGAGCTGCATCGGAGCGGTCGCCTGAGGCTCCGCGTCCACAAGGCCATCCCCGCCGTCCACCTCGATGCGGCGATCGCCGAGGGCCGGTACACGGGCCAGGGCGACGACTGGTTCCAGACCGGCCCGGTCAAGCTCTTCTCCGACGGCGCGCTCGGCTCGCACACCTCGCACATGGGCGAGGCGTTCGTCGGGGAGTCCGGCAATCGCGGCATCGAGGTGATCCCGTACGCCCGGCTGCGCGAGCTCGTGCGCACGGCGGCCCGCGCGGGCATCGCGGTCGCCACGCACGCGATCGGCGACGAGGCGAACCATCTCGTGCTGAACGCCTACGCCGAGATCGTCGAGCTCAGTCGCGCCGCAGGCCTCAGGCATCGCATCGAGCACGCCCAGCACATCCGCTGGGACGACCTTCCCCGATTCGCGGAGCTCGGCGTGATCCCGTCCCTGCAACCGACGCACTGCACCTCGGACATCGCGCTCGCGTCGACCCTGCTCGCCGGACGCGACCTCGCGAACTACGCGTGGCGTGCCCTCGCCGATTCCGGTGCGCACGTGGCCTTCGGCTCGGATGCCCCGGTGGAGAGCCCGAATCCGATGCACGCGGTGCACGCCGCCGTCACTCGGGAGAACGCCGCAGGGGAGCCGGCCGGAGGCTGGGAACCCGAGCAGCGAGTGACCGTCGCCGAGGCCCTCGCGGCCCATTCTGCGGGCAGCGCCTACGCCGCCCACCGCGACCACCGGCAGGGAACGCTCGCCGTCGGCAGGCTCGCGGACTTCGTCGCGCTCGAGCGGGACCCGTTCGAGGTGGAGCCGACCGAGCTCCGCGACCTGCAGGTCGCCACCACGGTGGTCGGCGGCGAGGTGCGCTTCCAGCGCTGAGGCTCAGACGACGGATGCCCCGGGGCCAGGGCCCCGGGGCATCCGTTCAGTGCGCGTTCGCGGTGATCAGCCGATGCGGATCATCTTCTTGTTGACGAACTCGTCGGCGCCGAAGCGGCCGAGCTCGCGGCCCGAGCCCGAGCGCTTGACGCCGCCGAAGGGCAGCTCTGCGCCGTCGGCGCCGACCAGGTTCACGAAGACCATGCCGGCCTCGATCTTGTCGGCGACGCGGAGGGCCTGCTCGGAGTCCGTCGTGAAGACGTAGGAGCCGAGGCCGAACGGGGTGTTGTTCGCGAGCTCGACCGCCGCGGCTTCGTCGGCGACCTTGAAGACCTGCGCGACCGGGCCGAAGAACTCCTCGTGGAAGGCGTCGGAGCCGGGCTGCACGTCGGTGAGGATCGTGGCCGAGTAGTAGTTGCCGTCGCGCGCGCCGCCGTGGTGGAGCGTTGCGCCCTGTGCGACGGCCCGCTCGACCTGCTCGGCGAGGCCCTCGGCGGCCTTGGCCGACGACAGCGGGCCGAGTGCGGTGCCGGCCTGGGCGGGGTCGCCCTGCTCGACCTCGCTCATCGCCGCGGTGAACTTCTCGAGGAACGGCTCGTAGAGGTCTTCGACGACGATGAACCGCTTGGCCGCGTTGCAGGCCTGGCCGTTGTTGTCGACGCGGGCGAAGACGGCGGCGCCGACCGTGGCGTCGAGGTCGTCGGTCGAGAGCAGGATGAAGGGGTCGGAGCCGCCGAGCTCGAGCACGACCTTCTTCAGGTGGCGACCGGCGATCTCGGCGACGATCGCGCCGGCCCGCTCGGAACCGGTGAGCGAGATGCCCTGCACACGCGGGTCGGCGATGACGGTCTCGATCTGCTCGTGCGAGGCGTAGATGTTGACGTAGGCGCCGACCGGGAAGCCGGCGTCGAGGAAGATCTGCTCGATCGCGGCGGCCGACTCGGGGCACTGCTCGGCGTGCTTGAGCAGGATCGTGTTGCCGATGATGAGGTTCGGGCCGGCGAAGCGGGCGACCTGGTAGTACGGGAAGTTCCACGGCATGATGCCGAGGAGCGGGCCGAGCGACGAGCGGCGGATGAGGGCCGAACCCTCACCGGCCAGCAGGTCGATCTTCTCGTCGGCGAGCAGCGACTCGGCGTTGTCGGCGTAGTACTCGTAGATCGCGGCCGAGAACTCGACCTCGCCGACGGCCTGCTCGATCGGCTTGCCCATCTCGCGCACGATGATCTCGCCGAGCTCCTGGGCGCGCTCGTTGTGCAGTTCGGCGACGCGACGCACGAGGGCGGCGCGCTCGGCGACCGTGGTGTTCTTCGACCAGGTGCGGTGCGCCTCGGTGGCCGCGGCGATGGCGGCCTGCAGGCCCTCGTCGGTGATGGTGTCGTAGGACTCGACCGTCTCGCCGGTGGCGGGGTTGGTCACGGCATAGGGCATGGGTTTCTCCTTCTCGGGGTGCACACACTGCACACACGCCAGAGCTCGTCTGCCGCCGTGCATACGCTCGACTTCAAAGATATATCAGCGGATGATTCAGATCGACCCGGATGACGCGGGGTCGACGAGTACTCGCAGCGGCGTGCCGGGGCAGGGCTCGCCGGAGCCGGCGAGGTCGGCCAGCTGCCCCACCTGCAGGGACGGCTCGGTCGAGAGCACGACGCGGCCCTCGTCGTTCACGAGGGCGAGCGGTGCGGGCACGTCGAGGAACGCGGCGAGCAGCTCGCGCTCGAGTCGGCGCACCGAGACGTCGGCGCCGATGACGCCGACCATGCGCGAGTCGTCCGCGTGCACCGGCATCGTCATCGTCAGGATGTAGTCGCAGGTGCAGAGGTGGTCGACATAGGGTCCGGTCACGTGCGCGTGCCGGGTCGTCGCGGGGATGCGATACCACTCGAGGGCGCGGAAGTCGCGCAGGTACTCGGTGTACCCGCGGGTCGTGAGGTCCAGGCGCGTCGGCTCGGTCGTCGAGCCGAGCACGGGGTTCGCGTCGAGCGGCCCGAGCCACCACGCGAAGTGCACGTCCCGTCCGCGCACGATCTCGCCGTCGGCGATGAACCCGGCGCCGACGAGCAGCGGTTCCGAGTCGGTGAGGCGGGGGAGCACGAGCTCGGCGACGAGGGCGTCGAGCGCGGCCGGGCGCACTTCGGGCGCGCCGTCGATGAGCTGCTCGACCGGGGTGCGCCATGCGGCGAGCTGGTCGAAGACGCTCGCGAACACCGAGCCGACCGAGGCGGCGACGTCACGCGCTGACCGGCTCATCGAGCGCACCTCCCCGCTCGATCCTGGCCTTCGCCGCGAGGAGCGGCACCGAGAGGCCGCGCACGAGGTCGCCTGCGGACTCGCGGGCCTCCGCCGGGCGGTGCGCCGCGACGGCGCGGACGATGCGGCGGTCGTGCGCCGAGGCATCCGCTCGCTGCCCGTCGTCGTCGAGGCCGAGCAGCAGGAGGGGACCGAACTCGGCCTGCAGCCGGATCTGCTCGCGCACGAGCCGGGCCGACTGGCTGAGCACGGCGACCTCGAGGAAGAAGCCGCCCTGGTTCGTGCGAGCGGATGCCGCGGTGCCGAAGTCGGCCGCGGCGAGCCACGCCGCGAGACGCTCGGCATCGCCGGCGGACGCGCGCTCGGCGGCGCGCTCGGCGATGCCGGCGAGGATCGCACCGAAATACACCGCCATGTCGCTGAGCTCGACCTGGGCGAGGCCGCGCAGGCGCGCGGTGATGAGCGAACGGTGGTCGGCGTCGTCGGCGACGACGAAGCTGCCGCCCTCTCGCCCGCGACGGGTCTCGACGAGCCCGGCCTCGCGCAGGATGCCGAGGCCCTCGCGCACGGTGATGAGCGCGACGCCGAAGCGGCGGGCGAGCTCGGGCTCGCTCGGCAGGCGTTCGCCGGCGCCGAGCACCCCGAGCACGATGCCGTCGGTGAGGCGCTGCGCGACCTGTTCGGCGCGGCCCGTGTCGGCGAGCTGGGCGAACACGGCTTCGCGCGCGCCCGGCCCCACCCTCGATTCCATGCGTTCAGGCTAGTCGAGCGACTCGCCCGGAATCTCACCACGGCTTGTCAGGCGATGCTGCGACGATCCTCGGAACGGCGTCGGCGTCGGTCGGGACGGGGCGAGCGGCACGAAAAGAAGCGATATAGGATGATTGAGCGGCCGCTGGGCCGCCGACATGCGAAGGCGGATGGGATGCGCGAGCGACGGGCCGACGAAGAGCCTGCGGGGGAGTCCGCGGGTGTGCTCGCGGGCGTGCGCGTCGCCGACTTCTCACGCGTGCTCGCCGGCCCGTACGCCACGATGCTGCTCGCCGACTTCGGCGCCGACGTCGTGAAGATCGAGTCACCGGCCGGCGACGACACCCGGCACTGGCGCCCGCCCGTCGACGCGAGCGGCCAGGCCACCTACTTCGGCAGCGTCAACCGCAACAAGCGCTCGGTCGCGCTCGACCTGACGGATGCCGCGGGCCTCGCCGAGGCGCAGCGGCTGGCGGCCACGGCCGACGTCGTCATCGAGAACTTCCGGCCGGGCGTGATGGACCGCTTCGGGCTCTCCTACGACGAGGTGCGAGAGTCGAACCCCGGCGTCGTCTACTGCTCGATCACGGGCTTCGGAGCAGGGGAGGGCGCCGCGCTCGCGGGCTACGACCTGCTCGTGCAGGCCGTCGGCGGGCTCATGTCGATCACCGGTGCGGCCGACGGCGAGCCCGCGAAGGCCGGCGTCGCCCTCGTCGACGTGCTCACCGGGCAGAACGCCGTCGCCGGCATCCTGCTCGCCCTGCGCGATCGCGACCGCACCGGGCTCGGGCAGCGCGTCGAGGTCAACCTCCTGCAGGGACTGCTCTCCGCCCTCACGAACCAGGCGGCCTCCACGCTCGCCACGGGGACGCCGCCGCGGCGGCTCGGCAACGCGCACCCGAGCATCGCGCCCTACGCCGTGTTCCACGCGGCCGATCGCGAGCTCGTGATCGCCGTCGGCAACGACAAGCAGTTCCGGGCGCTCGCCGCGGTGCTCGGCGTTCCCGCGCTGGCCGACGACCCGCGGTTCGCGGGCAACGTCGACCGCGTCGCGCATCGCGTCGAGCTCACGGCGGCGATCGAGGAGCGGCTGGCCGCGGCATCCGCTGGGCACTGGGTCGAGGTGCTGAGCTCGGCCGGCGTGCCGGCCGGTCTCGTGAACGACGTCGCCGAGGCGATCGCCTTCGGCGAGGCGCTCGGCCTCGAGCCCGTCGCCGAGATCGCCGCCGGTGCGTTCACGAGCCGCACGGTCGCGAACCCGATCGGCCTCTCGGCGAGCCCCGCCGCGTACCGCACTCCGCCGCCGACGCTCGACGAGCACGGCGGCGCCGACTGGCACCAGACCCCCGCGAAAGGACCGCACCGATGACCACCGCACCCTCGATCGACGCCGTGTTCGACCTCGACTCCCTGCTCAGCTCCGAGGAGCGCGAGTGGCAGCAGAAGGCCCGCGCCTTCGCGCAGGACCGCCTGCTGCCGGTCATCGAGGAGGATTTCGAGGCCAAGCACTTCCGCCGTGAGTTCGTGAAGGAGCTCGGTGACGCCGGCTTCCTCGGCATGCACCTGCAGGGCTACGGATGCGCCGGGGCGGGCGCCGTCTCGTACGGCCTCGTGTGCCTCGAGCTCGAGGCCGCCGACAGCGGCTGGCGCACCTTCGTCTCGGTGCAGGGCTCGCTCGCGATGAGCGCGATCCACAAGTACGGCTCCGAGGAGCAGAAGCAGCAGTGGCTGCCGGGCATGGCCGCCGGCGACCTCATCGGATGCTTCGCGCTCACCGAGCCGCAGGGCGGCTCGGACCCCGCGGGCATGACGACGACCGCGCGCCGCGACGGCGACGGCTGGGTGCTCGACGGCGCCAAGCGCTGGATCGGCCTCGCCTCGCTCGCCGACGTCGCCGTGGTCTGGGCGAAGGTCGACGACCCCGAGTTCGGCGGCGGCGACGGCGGGCGCGCGGTTCGCGGGTTCCTCGTGCCGACCTCGACGCCGGGCTTCACGGCGACGCCGATCGACGGCAAGCTCTCGATGCGCGCCTCGGTTCAGTGCGACATCGCACTCGACGGCGTGCGCGTCGACGGCGACGCGATCCTGCCGGGCGCGAAGGGGCTCTCCGGCCCGTTCGGCTGCCTGAACGAAGCGCGCTACGGCATCGTGTGGGGCGCGATGGGGGCGGCCCGCTCGTGCCTCGAGGCGGCCATCGAGCGGTCGACCTCCCGCGAGGTGTTCGGCAAGCCGATCGGCGCGAACCAGCTCATCCAGGCGAAGCTCGCCGACATGTTCCTCGAGGTCGAGAAGGGGATCCTCCTCGCCCTGCACCTCGGGAGGCTGAAGGAGCGCGGCACCCTCACGCCCGCGCAGATCTCGGTCGGCAAGCTCAACAGCGTGCGCGAGGCGCTCACGATCGCGCACGAGGCGCGGGCGATCCTCGCCGGAGACGGCATCACCAACGCCTGGCCCGTCATGCGCCACGCGGCGAACCTCGAGTCCGTGCGCACCTACGAGGGCACCGACGAGATCCACCAGTTGATCCTGGGGCGCGAGCTCACCGGGCTGAACGCGTTCTGATCCCGAGAGCAGGAGGACGACATGCCTGAGGTGAAGAGCACAGCGGATGCCGCGGGCATCGCACCGCGCGACGAGCAGCGTCGTGACGATGACGCGGTCGTCGCCGATACCGGGGCCGAAGTCGAGATCGCGGTGCGGTTCGCCGCGGCATCCGGCCTCGACCGGTCGCCCCGCGCCGACCGCGCCCGGTGGCTCACCGCACTCGCCGAGGCGCTCGAAGCGCACCGCGACGAACTCGTCGCGCTCGGCGCGGAGGAGACCCACCTCAGCCCGGGGCGACTCTCGGGCGAGGTGACTCGCACGGCGACCCAGCTGCGCTTCTTCGCAGGTGTCGTTCGCGAGGGGTCGTACCTCGAGGCGACACTCGACGCTCCCGACCCATCGCTCACCCCGCCTCGCCCCGACCTGCGGCGGATGCTGCGCCCGCTCGGAGTCGTCGCAGTCTTCGCCGCCTCGAACTTCCCGTTCGCGTTCTCGGTGCTCGGCAACGACACCGCGTCGGCGCTCGCCGCAGGCTGCCCCGTCGTCGTGAAGGCGCATCCAGGGCATCCACGGCTCTCGCGTCGGGTCGTGCAGATCGCACACGTCGCGCTCGTCGAGGCAGGCGCGCCCACGACGGCGCTCGCCCTCGTCGACGGCTTCGACGCGGGCACCGCGCTCGTGCGGCATCCGCTCGTCTCGGCGGTGGGGTTCACCGGCTCGACCCGCGGCGGGCGCGCGCTCTTCGACCTCGCCTCCGCCCGGCCCGCGCCGATCCCGTTCTACGGCGAGCTCGGCTCGATCAATCCCGTCGTCGTCACGGCGGCCGCCGCTGCCGGGGATGTCGCGGGCATCGCTGCCGGCCTCGCCGGCTCGTTCACCCGCGACGGCGGCCAGTACTGC
The sequence above is a segment of the Agromyces hippuratus genome. Coding sequences within it:
- a CDS encoding APC family permease; the encoded protein is MSEDRGPAAGLSDGEHLSVLGYEDTFNRSMSLWANFALGFTYLSPLVGVYSLFAVALSIGGPPSIWWIVIVGAGQLLVSFVFGEVVSQYPIHGGIYPWARRLWGRRYAWMAAWVYIWAMIVTITAVAEFGSGFAASLFGIEITNASTLWITLAFLLIALAINFTGTKWLARVARIGLAAELIGVIGLGLYLLIFQRKQEFSVFFDTMGVEGDGSYTAAFMGAALAGLFLFYGFEACGDVAEEVANPARRIPKAMMMTILVGGVSALFSFGGYVLAAPDLASIVNGEDADPIPGILEATLGPVGAKLFLVIAITAFLSCVLSLQAAASRLLFSFARDGMIPGHRWLSKVSPTTKVPTNALIVACTVPALIAVLIWANNDLLVPVTSFAVLGIYVAFQMVVLASLRQRLKGWRPAGPFSLGSWGFLVNVLALAYGVFAMVLLSLPGSTGDFLTDYVVLIGLGVVVVTGLAYLFIARPDRKSDAPSGDAIAVADEIRLRTGATSVVDVH
- a CDS encoding iron chaperone; protein product: MGEVSDYIAGLEEPERDIIERIRARAVSLVPDAVEGVSYGMPALRYRDSPLLSIMKAKAHIGLYPYSPPVIEAISSELDGYSWAKGTIRFTPEHPLPDSLVDRIILLRRDEIDEKKKR
- a CDS encoding amidohydrolase codes for the protein MPSKLFRNARIHTLTGEKKPAEALLAVDGEIVAIGEDPEVGALAGPGTIEVDLGGLAVVPGFIDAHIHTALLAGERGQLDLRGVRSLDEALAAIRSHAAGLPGGRGIFWGSWDSNTWAVPVQPDRHSLDRICPDRPVVLPSIDGHTVWANSFALAAAGITAATPDPVGGEIVRDARGEPTGILREEAQRPLDAVIGAPSVADLVEQLAVEQEHLLAVGLTGVHDIDGEDARAAYLELHRSGRLRLRVHKAIPAVHLDAAIAEGRYTGQGDDWFQTGPVKLFSDGALGSHTSHMGEAFVGESGNRGIEVIPYARLRELVRTAARAGIAVATHAIGDEANHLVLNAYAEIVELSRAAGLRHRIEHAQHIRWDDLPRFAELGVIPSLQPTHCTSDIALASTLLAGRDLANYAWRALADSGAHVAFGSDAPVESPNPMHAVHAAVTRENAAGEPAGGWEPEQRVTVAEALAAHSAGSAYAAHRDHRQGTLAVGRLADFVALERDPFEVEPTELRDLQVATTVVGGEVRFQR
- a CDS encoding NAD-dependent succinate-semialdehyde dehydrogenase; translated protein: MPYAVTNPATGETVESYDTITDEGLQAAIAAATEAHRTWSKNTTVAERAALVRRVAELHNERAQELGEIIVREMGKPIEQAVGEVEFSAAIYEYYADNAESLLADEKIDLLAGEGSALIRRSSLGPLLGIMPWNFPYYQVARFAGPNLIIGNTILLKHAEQCPESAAAIEQIFLDAGFPVGAYVNIYASHEQIETVIADPRVQGISLTGSERAGAIVAEIAGRHLKKVVLELGGSDPFILLSTDDLDATVGAAVFARVDNNGQACNAAKRFIVVEDLYEPFLEKFTAAMSEVEQGDPAQAGTALGPLSSAKAAEGLAEQVERAVAQGATLHHGGARDGNYYSATILTDVQPGSDAFHEEFFGPVAQVFKVADEAAAVELANNTPFGLGSYVFTTDSEQALRVADKIEAGMVFVNLVGADGAELPFGGVKRSGSGRELGRFGADEFVNKKMIRIG
- a CDS encoding cache domain-containing protein, whose translation is MSRSARDVAASVGSVFASVFDQLAAWRTPVEQLIDGAPEVRPAALDALVAELVLPRLTDSEPLLVGAGFIADGEIVRGRDVHFAWWLGPLDANPVLGSTTEPTRLDLTTRGYTEYLRDFRALEWYRIPATTRHAHVTGPYVDHLCTCDYILTMTMPVHADDSRMVGVIGADVSVRRLERELLAAFLDVPAPLALVNDEGRVVLSTEPSLQVGQLADLAGSGEPCPGTPLRVLVDPASSGSI
- a CDS encoding FadR/GntR family transcriptional regulator, which produces MESRVGPGAREAVFAQLADTGRAEQVAQRLTDGIVLGVLGAGERLPSEPELARRFGVALITVREGLGILREAGLVETRRGREGGSFVVADDADHRSLITARLRGLAQVELSDMAVYFGAILAGIAERAAERASAGDAERLAAWLAAADFGTAASARTNQGGFFLEVAVLSQSARLVREQIRLQAEFGPLLLLGLDDDGQRADASAHDRRIVRAVAAHRPAEARESAGDLVRGLSVPLLAAKARIERGGALDEPVSA
- a CDS encoding CaiB/BaiF CoA transferase family protein, with amino-acid sequence MRERRADEEPAGESAGVLAGVRVADFSRVLAGPYATMLLADFGADVVKIESPAGDDTRHWRPPVDASGQATYFGSVNRNKRSVALDLTDAAGLAEAQRLAATADVVIENFRPGVMDRFGLSYDEVRESNPGVVYCSITGFGAGEGAALAGYDLLVQAVGGLMSITGAADGEPAKAGVALVDVLTGQNAVAGILLALRDRDRTGLGQRVEVNLLQGLLSALTNQAASTLATGTPPRRLGNAHPSIAPYAVFHAADRELVIAVGNDKQFRALAAVLGVPALADDPRFAGNVDRVAHRVELTAAIEERLAAASAGHWVEVLSSAGVPAGLVNDVAEAIAFGEALGLEPVAEIAAGAFTSRTVANPIGLSASPAAYRTPPPTLDEHGGADWHQTPAKGPHR
- a CDS encoding acyl-CoA dehydrogenase family protein yields the protein MTTAPSIDAVFDLDSLLSSEEREWQQKARAFAQDRLLPVIEEDFEAKHFRREFVKELGDAGFLGMHLQGYGCAGAGAVSYGLVCLELEAADSGWRTFVSVQGSLAMSAIHKYGSEEQKQQWLPGMAAGDLIGCFALTEPQGGSDPAGMTTTARRDGDGWVLDGAKRWIGLASLADVAVVWAKVDDPEFGGGDGGRAVRGFLVPTSTPGFTATPIDGKLSMRASVQCDIALDGVRVDGDAILPGAKGLSGPFGCLNEARYGIVWGAMGAARSCLEAAIERSTSREVFGKPIGANQLIQAKLADMFLEVEKGILLALHLGRLKERGTLTPAQISVGKLNSVREALTIAHEARAILAGDGITNAWPVMRHAANLESVRTYEGTDEIHQLILGRELTGLNAF
- a CDS encoding aldehyde dehydrogenase (NADP(+)), with amino-acid sequence MPEVKSTADAAGIAPRDEQRRDDDAVVADTGAEVEIAVRFAAASGLDRSPRADRARWLTALAEALEAHRDELVALGAEETHLSPGRLSGEVTRTATQLRFFAGVVREGSYLEATLDAPDPSLTPPRPDLRRMLRPLGVVAVFAASNFPFAFSVLGNDTASALAAGCPVVVKAHPGHPRLSRRVVQIAHVALVEAGAPTTALALVDGFDAGTALVRHPLVSAVGFTGSTRGGRALFDLASARPAPIPFYGELGSINPVVVTAAAAAGDVAGIAAGLAGSFTRDGGQYCTKPGLVFVPEGSGFEAALVAALAEAPSQTLLTEGIASAFDSGSAALAARDDVELVIAGDQATDAAAPVVIATTTGAFVAAHETFLEECFGPLTVLVRYADEASLGGALAVLDGSLTGTIHHAPGEDVTALTEALARVAGRIVYNGWPTGVAIAWAQHHGGGWPATTASVHTSVGATAIRRWLTPIAYQDAPAAVLPPELADGNPLGIPRREDGVLVAGATG